acatCAGAAAATACATTATACAAAATAcgtttagaattaaaattacaataaaatcattatgtccaataaatttaaattacaatttaaaccaATATGTAAGTCagggataaaaataaatataatttcattaaatacaTTGTTGTTttggtaataaattaattagttattatttttgtcaaagtctaagaattacataattatcataattacacgacgtaactattagtcaacTATTACTATTAGATAACTATTAGTATTAGCAACttgtagtaaaataaaataaataaattaatacaacAACCTAACCTAATCGAACATCATAAATTCATCAATGTCCAatttaactaaaactaaaacacaaCTCGTACACGAGCACCGCCGATCCTGAAAAGTGCTCCTGTGCTCAATCACGAATTCACATAAAACACACACACGTGTCTGTGATTAGGCACGCTTTACACCTTAAACTCGACATGGTCATTAAATATATGATGGTGTTAAAGCTTGTTAGCGTGAAAACATTTGTTTGAACAATATAATAGTTTTcgcttagttttttttgtgttcaaCTGACATGACGTAAGAGACCCATTAGTTGCGTTTTGTTTCGCATAGAATGTAAATATTTGCATGAATTGTGTGATTTGGAAGAaacatttaatgtaaataaaacgtTTTGATTATcgtaagaaaaatatatactcgTAGGTAAATATTTGGAAAATTATAATCAACACCCTAGTCATATTATTTAACAGCACGTTAAATGTCAATATTAACTCATGTCAAAATagttaacataaaaataaatattacctataatgAGTAATGACCGACaatccaaaaaaaattgaagcggagcgacctaaacgcgtaagcgccatgaatttttcgGCACTTACGACGTATTGGTCGCGTGCGATTACGACAATTCTGTCAAACTTATTCTGTCAATCAAAAACAAATGCTATGTATGGGATGCATACAGAGTTACTGCGTTTTAACTTTGAGTAGCAGTGCgagacaagttttttttttttcaaagtagtcacTGACTAGTGTGACGTGACGACTCATTGTTTGGTACGGCTGTATAGTACAGTAATAAAAAATCAATGTAAGCAACTAATTTTATTGTGATGTGATTCATATTATACAGTGTTTGAATCGGGAAGGTTAGAGATATTACatcattattttacagtacatatggcatatattaaatcgacacgagttgcaaattacctattcgcacgtgtatcgtacaacgttttacagtacatatggccctttaaactttcgacatatgcacgaaaagtgctcttttccgcactagtgcgagaaagtagcaccatatgtactgtaaacaatatttttgcaATAAGTCGTTGGCACGACCGGTACTGGCATTTTATTTGACTATAAAACCCACATTATTGCTTTACATATATAATGTAGGTTTAGCGACACTATCTCAGGGCCAAATAGATTATTGTCAGGTTTTAACTAGGTGCAGTCAACAAGGTTTTGTATGTCAGTAAtgtttgtatgcaggggtgctaagctaatagctttgctgactgtacatacttaCGTAATTGACATTATGCACAGTGCGCAAGTGATTCGCCAATCTGGCTCAATAAGCGTGTAATACACTTGTAATGCGCTTGCACACCAACCCTCCTATCCAGTCTTACCACAGTACCGCCTAAACAAGTTTCGCTGCGTGTTCTCTATCCAGGAGTAAAAGAAGGGTACGCTGGTGTACACGGTGACCCCGTGGGACTCCATCCGCCAGGACACCAGCCCCGCTAGCCGCTGGTCTCGTGGCCGCGCCAGCGGACCACCGGAGTCACCACTGGAAAGAATACAAAACATTCATTCAAAAAGTTACCGTAAAATGTGCTGCTCCCCACTGGGTAATATTAATATTGCTTCAACACAATCTAATTTAAGTGTTACAACTTGATAGTAGTGATGGTGTACTTTATtgctcctctacacgataggCCATTAcactcggaactgtcaaatttttgttctaactgacaggctgatatcgtccggtggactggtaatgggtgggccccctTTGTCTCAAACAGTTGACAGTGAGTCAGACGGTAACAATCGGTCGAAACTTATAACAAGCATCGCTTTGTTAACTtagtagttattaattataGATAACAGGAAGCCATTTCGAGCTACTTCTGAACAGTATTTCATTGAAATGCAGTGAATTTAACGTGCAGCTGCATAACAGGGTTGTCCGTTATTGAATTAAGCTACGCTTCGTAAAGTCTGTACAAAACAGCTAGAGCATATTTTACAGTAAATGTAAAAGCTTGTAGGGATTTGGGCACGGCGCCCACTATCGGCATAGCACGGTAAGGGATCCTTTTTCATATTGCCGAGGCATCCTCAGACATGGCGAGGCGTCCTCAGGCAACCATCCTTCAGGCGAGAATATACCAAGCACACCTGGGCATGCCTGAGGACGCCTCGGTAATTTGCCGAAGGATCCCTTGGCGTCAATGGGCAATTTATTACTTCATATAGAGAAGCAATACCAAActatgaaattgtcgcaatcgcaacttGTAGGCGAGGGGAGCGGGGCGTAAACGAGGCGATCAAAccgtcgtaagcgccgtgaaattcatggcgcttacgtgTTTAGGTCGCGAGAGTCACGACCCGCTTCCTTAGTTTGGTGTCGGCCGGCAACAattcatggcgcaaaatactggttcgcTGTGCCGGTTGTAGACGTACGAGTATGTatgtagtaataatagttcaatgggcGTGCAACGCCGGGCctattacctacttacctaaaagCGTACTCCGTTGAGTTGACCTCCCCATGCTTGGCACCGCAAACTATTCCCGGCGTATTCCCAGGCTCGTCTATGTAATGGTAACATAAGTCTTCGTTGAGAAGCGTCTGGTCAAGGCTTTTCAGGAACTCACTGCCAGGGGAATCCcactagaaataaaaataatgtttaatagAATAAGACAGACTtcaccaaaaaagtttaaaacgctattaaaattatttagggTGATTTAAGGatttccctcaattcctcatggatcccatcatcagaactagattAATCTGTCAGTATATACtttcaatcaattttttttatcgtttgagAAATGACAgaggtaacaaacatttaaaaaaccaTGAaatcgaattgagaacctctttTTAGAATTTTGTAGTCAGTTAACGGTAATCTGAAGTATCGGATATATCGATATATGATATCGGATTGGAACTGGCATCTTCAGCTTTCTCAGCTACCACCAAAACCTGTTGCGTAAGATATCCttattacttactgctgtggcgcaacgacccgaagtggatcttggcctccgacaccaaagacggccatgctactctgtccaaagccgtttctgtgatttctgtccagtcgacggcgccgagttcccTAAGGtttttctgcacttcgtctcttcGTCGGCAGGGGGTTGCGTAAGATATAGGCACATGATACTCCCCTTAGAGTATGATCAAAGGCGCCTGACCTTCCAAAAATTGCATATACTCCAGAAAGAGCTGCCATGATTAAGTCCAGTTCAACATATAGTTGAGGAAGATATTATAACGATCTTACCCCAAATCTGCCCCAGCCAGCCACCGCCAACCCCCCTTCTTGCCTCATATACCGTCCCATCTCCTCATTCATCAGCACCACCTTCTTAACAGTATGTGAGAACTGCACCGGATTCGTAAGGAACATGATGCCTATATCGTAGTTAACGTCGTCGGGATCGTAATTTTCGTGGATCGTGTAATCTAACATGTCTCGACGCATGGTTGCTCTTCGGTGCAGACGGTGACCCATGTAGATGACGTATTTGATTCTGGATATTGAAGAAATAATCACTTTCATCTATCACGCTCTCACGTCATATGTACTTCATATATACTTTGctccaaaaaaaataattgaatttaaaaattattatactgTGGAAGGTATGGTGATATAACTGATAACTGTTGGAGCACAATTACCAAGTGAGGAGCAAAGTAGACACATTTTGCGGTACGCTAACGAATGCCAATGATAGTAACTAATatatatgccagtacgagcgagatgcatagaaagtaagttacgcacacggtTACGAATATGTCAGTATTGTCAGTGTCAGATGAGTgacaaactcgtggtaagggtaTAGATAGGTTGCTGTTGACGATTGTACAGAATACTCATATCGCGCCTGACGCAAGCGGCTTTAATCTTTTACGCGCGACTCGCGTAAGTGACAAGCACTCTCTTTTACGCCTTTTGCGTATGTAGGTGTGACGATAAACATATTGCAGCAGTGACGTTGGCAGCATTTTTTCCGCTTGTTATATGCCATAACTATAGTTACATCATTGATGGTGATGGTATAATATAAACACTTACTCCCCGATATTCTTCTTTCTTTTGGTGACGTCATCGAGGCAATGCGCTGCCGTCAAAATGGTCTGAGAGCTTATAAGCGACCCACCGCACGCCGCTATCTGGGTCATACACAATTGCAGGTTATAGGGCGTTCCATTAAAgtcgtagtagtagtaaaaataaacataaaacacgagaaaaacgcatcatttgtacaaaggcgaacttatcccttaagggatctcttccagttaacctttccttaagggatctcttccagttaacctaaataattaaattaagtaaatttaagttaaattaagtGAATTAATGGTCTAATTTTATGCTTCTACAAGGGCAAGAGTGGGTTCGAAGCCTAGATACTGGGTCTATCTACTGCCGGTCTTCCAGTACAATACCCCACGTCCCTCGGATGTGCGTGGCGTGGTGGAGTTTGACTTGAGGCCAGGAGACGAAGCGCGGCCAAGGTCAAGGTCGCTCAAGGTCGACACGAAGGCAGCTCATGACGGTAGCTGAGCCGTCGGAGGGAGCGCTTTAGGTAGCGGTTACAGGTTTCATCAAGCCCAAGGCTATTGTGGCAAAATGCCGACCCCGTAGGGTGTTCCCAATATGGGATTCACtgattttaaacaataaatgtagttaagtaaaatttcaaattaaatattaaatacgtcCGCGCAGTAGCGGTCGCTCCGCAGACAAGATCTAGTATAAAGAGGCACAGCCTGTGCGTTGTAATATCGGGAGGTGTTGTAAAGTGGCACTTACCCAGTGCCAGTTCTTTGATACTTGAAAATTATCGCCGCATTTTATAGATCGTCAGCCAAAACACCAATTACTATCACTCTCTATCAATCTATTTGAGCTTGCGATAAGCCTAATGAAAAATATACTACATACTACAGTATGGTCGAGAAAAGAACTATTTTTGTCGcccttaaactatcgtgagacatatttcaaaatatttatcagtacggtttttactcactattatttttagtcgcttttggcgacatgtttcggattctttgggaatccatcatTTCCATCATTTTGggaataatagtgagtaaaaaccgtactgataaatattttgaacaatTTTTGTGCTAATAGTATTACTATAAAGCACATTTCAACGTCTTATTTAGTTTGAATGATTaatgctttttattttttccaaaaCTGGGTCGGTGAACAACAGTTAAGCCAAGTacggtaaaataatttataaaaaaatatatttatgccaACTCTAAATATCTTTAGGTAAATTCGCTaaagatattaaaatatatcGTATATTACGACATGATCTTGGATTGAAGGcccataaaaaacaaaacaaatcatGGATGAACAGATATTTCAATTGCAAGATAGccacaatcaacaaaatgaCCGTGTTTACGGTGCTTCGTTGGGGGATATTCCAGTAAACAAATTAGCCGTACAGCGGTTTCAAAGTGCGTCGGCTGTCATGGTATGGGCTGCCATATCACCTATGGACAAACTACCACTACTGTTCATGGATCGGGaagtaaaaatactaaaaattaaccAAGACTATTATATTCAGAACGTGTTGCAGGGTCATATGCTAGAGAATATCCGAAAGTTGTATGCTTTCAACAAGACAGTGCCCCGTCTCACAAAGCTAAACGTACACAAGACTGGTGTCGAACAAAGACAGATTTTATACCGTGGCAAGAATCTGCATCTTCACCAGACTTCAATCCGTTAGACTTTTCTATATGGGGATGCATGCTCAGCAGGATTGGGACACCGggaatgaatttaaattcattcaagCATCGGTTGGTGGCATTGGTTGGCTCGGCTCGGCCATCTGGAGCGAATGGGAGACGATCGGGtggtgaaaagagcgtttgagggaaaaccgacagcacgccgcccggtcgggcgacctaggtaccgatgggcggatatggtggacgctgatctgcgcgagctccaggtccaagactggcgagaaacagcactggaccgggatcagtggcgaactgtcg
The Cydia strobilella chromosome Z, ilCydStro3.1, whole genome shotgun sequence genome window above contains:
- the LOC134754679 gene encoding cathepsin G-like, producing the protein MLTYLLLSLSITSFTTVANKMTGFIVGGQEANIREWPFIAYLVAHKGRDSIAACGGSLISSQTILTAAHCLDDVTKRKKNIGEIKYVIYMGHRLHRRATMRRDMLDYTIHENYDPDDVNYDIGIMFLTNPVQFSHTVKKVVLMNEEMGRYMRQEGGLAVAGWGRFGWDSPGSEFLKSLDQTLLNEDLCYHYIDEPGNTPGIVCGAKHGEVNSTEYAFSGDSGGPLARPRDQRLAGLVSWRMESHGVTVYTSVPFFYSWIENTQRNLFRRYCGKTG